A window of Rhipicephalus microplus isolate Deutch F79 chromosome X, USDA_Rmic, whole genome shotgun sequence genomic DNA:
AGGTTTTGGGTGATTTGCTAGCCAAGCTTGACGTCTTTTCGAGTGACGTAAAAAATGAGGTAGCAAAGGTGGCAACTTCCAATGCGGAAATTCGTACCGAGCTGGGCGATATTCACAAATCTATGAAATTCATGAACGACTGCTTTGAGAACTTCAAAAAAGATGTCAATGGTTTTCGTCGTGAGATTGCTGAGGTAAAGACTCGGAATGCAGAATGCTGCAAACAAAATCAGGAGTTAAGGAAGGAGCTTGCTGTGGCTAGGAAAGAATTGGTTGATCTTAAGCAGTATAGCCGGAATATGAACGTGGAAATTCAAGGTCTACAGGTGACGCCTAACGAAGACTTGGAGACAGTCGTTGAAGACATTGCTAAGTGCCTTGAAGTCGAAGTTAGCAAAGACGACATTGACGTCGCTCATCGGgtgccaacgaaaaaaaaggatcAGTTCAATGTAATAGTCAAATTTCGAACAAGACGTGGACGAGACAGTTTGCTCGAAGCCACTAGAAAAAAGAAACTGCAGACGGGTCTTCTCGGTTTTGACCGTGACCTCCCGCTCTACTTAAATGAGCACCTTTGTGTTGAAAACAAGATACTGCTGGGCAAGGCTCGTCAGGCGAAGCGCGATAAAGACTGGAAGTTTGTTTGGGTATCCCAGGGCAGAATTCTCATGCGGAAGGCAGAAAAGTCACCTGTACTGCACATCACCTGCGATGCCGACCTTGCCAAAGTGGTTTAAATTGATCCTGAAATATGTTAGATGGCTTGCCCTTTTCCGATCGCATCAGAGCTTGTAGagaaaaactgcatttgtcaaaCCTGCCTTTGCTGCTCTTGTGACTTGCGTGAAAACTGTAACATCACCCCGGTAAAATACGCAAAAATTGAATCTGTTCTTTGTATGCAGATAATTTCTGAACATGTGAAGGGCGCTGTAATACTGTCGGTTCCTTTGTTATCCCAATTATTCTGTGAATCATGCCACACCTTTGCTTTAGAATCGAGCTCTGTTTTTCGTGTTCCTTTTCGGTTTTTTGCACATATACGCCCCCTATTATTCCTGCTTCTGGTGTGTAGCCTGGtctgtgtgtcaagtacacatgATAAAGCACGACAACCAGTCGCTGTTCAAGAGCAAGTAAGACAAAGAATGCTTCGGCTAATGAAAACTCTCAACAATAATGGCCACAGTTAAGTACGACACCTTTGATCAATTGAAAAATCAACCAATCCTTTGTGACACATTTTTTCGCTGTTTCCACCTCAACGTGCAATCGGCCGTTAATAAGTCGGCAACCCTCGAACAAATGTTTAGTGAGCTTGACATGATGGATGTTTTTATGTTAACTGAATCTTGGTATACCTGTCCGGAACAAGTTATTCAGCTTCCAAATTATTACTCTTATTTTTTAAATAGAACAGTTGGTGCCGGTGGTGGAGTTTGTGTCCTGGTTAAAAAATCAATTGCTTGTGACCCCTTGCTTGAATTTTGTGAACTTACACCTGATTATGAATTTTTTTGTACACTATCGGGCTGCATGGTTACTGCGGTTTGTTACCGTCCTCCTGCTGGTCGTATCAtgaattttctttcatttttagaTAAATTTTTGAATTATGTAAATCTCAAAAAATATCACGTGGTGTTAGGAGGTTATTTTAATATAAATTTGCTTTCTGATATTAACGTTACCAGATATTTTCTTGCAATTATTTCAGCCAATGGCAGCGCCAATTCCGTTACTAAACCAACAAGAATTACACCTACAACCTAATCTCTTATTGACCTTTTTATTACAAACTTTGATGAGAATCGTTATTTAAGTTCCGTGGTTGGCTACGGTATTAGCGACCACTTTCCAGTTCTATTCGCAGTTAAAACACAAGTAAACAAGACGGTGCCGAGGCGGCGTCTAGTCCAACGCGTTACCGGAAATGGACTCGAGGCCTTTAGGGAGGCAGTTGCTAGTGTGAATTGGGCTCACGTCGTCGCCATGACGGATGCAAACGTCACATACAACACTTTTTTGGAAAATTTGTAAAAATATACAATACTTATTTTCCAACCCGTGCCTGTTTCCCatctaaaaaagcaaaaaaaggtgGATTACGTCGAGCTTATTGAAAAAAATTCGGAAGAAAAATCAAATGTACAAAAAATTTGTTGAACAGCGTAATCAAGAACTATTTTCGCAGTTTAAACTATACAGAAATAAACTCAACAAAGAATTAAAACAGGCAAGAGATGCGTACTATTACGCTCTGTTTGAATCCTGTCAAGATGACGTGAAAAAAATATGGACACAAATAAATACGGTAGTTTTGCAGTCGAACAATGTCATAGCTCCCGTTGAGGTCACTGTTGATGGAGCTAGCGTCACGGGCAGACATGTGTGATGCCTTTAACGATCATTTTGTTAGCCGCAGGACTGAATGTGCTGCACCGCCAAATGAAAATTCCTATTTTTATAACAGTAATTGCATGTTTAAGAACCCAGTGACATGCTCAGAAGTTTATTCTGTTTTTATGAATATGAAAAATTCTCAAAGCCGGGATGCAGATGACGTCCAGATAAAGCCGGTGAAATACGTCCTTGATATATTAACCCCAATACTTACAGACATCTTTAACCTCTGCCTTAATTCAGGCGTTTTTCCCACCGAAATGCAAAAGGCAAAAGTATCCGCCCTCTTTAAAAAGGGAGACAGGAGATGTGCGTCAAACTATCGACCCGTGTCAATATTGCCGGTATTTTCTAAAGGGCTTGAAAAAATAATTCAGATTCGGATGTCATCATTTTGTAAAACTCATAAATTAGTTTCTGACGATCAATACGGCTTTGTAACACACAAATCTACGGAATTAGCACTACTTCAACAAAAAGAATACGTATTACCACAGTCCCTTAATACTGAAGGACTCTGGTATTACGCTCCtttgaagaaaagaaagttgTTCTAAGCGTGTTTATAGATTTTTCTCAGGCATTCGATTGCATTAATCACAACATACTTTTATCGAAACTTGATAGGTATGGCTTCCGCGGTTGTGTTCACTCTTTACTCGCCTCTTACTTAGCCAGTCGCACACAGTATGTTTGTATTGATACCCACAAATCATCTGTTAAGCGTATAATAGCTGGAGTTCCACAGGGGAGTATATTAGGACCTTTGTTGTTTaatttatatattaatgatatcttAAGCTTATGTCAACAAGCTAAGTGCAttttgtatgccgatgatatgacCATACTTTTTTCGTTGGACTCGTCTGACCAGATCGGAAGGGAAACTAACGCTGTCTTGCAGTCTATTCAATGCTGGTCAATTACTaatcaaataaaaataaacgcAAACTAGTCTAAAGCTATACTGTTTCGACCCCGAAATAAACAAATCATTGTTCCGCAGTATGTTAAATTTGGTTCTGACTCAATAGAAATCGTGGAATGCCTGAAGGTATTAGGAGTGCACTTCAGTAGTCACCTTACTTGGGATGACCACGTTAATTCTGTAATGATAAAATTGTCTCGCATTGCAGGAATTCTTAGCAAACACCGCCACTTAATTCCACTTAAAGTTAAGTTACTCCTTTATAAATCTTTGTTTGAATCTTATCTAAATTACGCTCACCTAGTTCGGGAAACTActacgcttgctaaaaaaaaataGACTCAATTTACTGCAAAAAAAATCCTTGCGTTCCATTTGGAATTTGAGCTTCTCGGCCCACACTGgtcatttatttcagaaatactGCATTACCAAAATTTTCGATCTTTATAATGTAAGATTAGCTCTTAGCTTCAAGAAAGAACTAgcgaaaaattgcaaaaatttaTCTGAGCTGGCCTGCCTTTGCCCGAATGCGCCTGTATACACTTGCAgaaacactgaacgatggcacGTGCCCACCTTTCGTACATCATACGGTCTGCAAACATTATCTATTACTTTGCCGCGCTTACTGAACAGACTGGAAGCAAGAAACATAGATATGACGCGTACTTCCAAAAAGGAAGTGCGTAGATTGATAGCGTCATTCTagtaaggtttcttttttttttacgtcgcccATTTTGTTATCGCCAAGCGTCTATCGATTCTGCCTTGCGGACCTTCATTACAGACCTTCTTTTTACTCCTTCTCTTTGCTACTCAAAATTTTCGCGCCTTCAACAACAAACATtactttttttcctgtgtgtacGGTTTTAATGCATTATGCATTTAATTTTTCGGGCCTTCAATTACTAGCCATTGGTTTTCCTATGTGTAACGTTTTAGTGCATATGCAtctcagtgtgggtgataccctgattggtgtaaccatttttttttttttgaagcgcttattcctgttctgttgtgtgcagtagctcatatgtatactttttattatcagtctttcttttaccggtgcatctttttttgtaaattgacactatttgcacttttgtatgtgtcagtattgcctcgtcgtttctctttttcttgtttgtagcgttcccatgttttttaatacaatatcgtttctttgtttagttgttagcgtgcatatattttttacttgcatatttttgttatcgcaatagaattgccATACTTCGGTGTGTTGTGTttattactgtaaatttctacagcctgcatatctgccgtctgctgctgacatttgaattgggctgacgggcctgtcaagctgcttgtatgcagcttttgtcgtcagccttttaatgtattcacgataaataaataaagaatacctcaccTCAAAAAAACCTTCCTTcaacatgcttcacataacgtgaATTGCCAGGTACGTGGGAGCTGCCAAATtttttactagcttcacatatgcgaaatttggtaatacgggacgtgaacgaatgacgaaggtgtatgactgcTGCAAAAATGATAGTTAtgacatgcgtggcatgtaagaacatcacaacataccaagCTGATGATacgttcgcggccatttcactagcttcacatatactaaatttgatattcaTTATAATATACAAtgatgaaagtaaatgacacgttcaaacaagataatcatgatatgcgtgtcatgtaaaacatgactgcatgatacACTCATAGcacgttcgcggccgtttcgctagcacctcatatactaaattttgtatcacgtgacgtaaatacaTGGCCAAGGTAACTTACACATTCAAACATTGTAATCAtcgcatggaagtcatgtacggcataacttacgtcAGCCTCGTAATGTTGCGCTGATTTTGAAGCGGCATATCAACCTTCATCATttatgctttgcatatcatcgattcccactgtacgtgggatctgtccaTTTTCGATTCACGAAAGAATCACGTGAGGAGAGAAAGGAGAAAAGGGCGTGGGATGGCGATTGGGCCGCTTTAGAAGGCTAGACACTTGTCTGCTTCGGCGATCCCTTGCACCTGGCCTAATGTCCGATGTTCTATTTTCGGAACGTtaggaggctgctctgcgcagctctcATTCTAATcttattataatattattgtaTATATTATATTTATATGAGTTTCTACGTTTCTAAACCAGGATACGATTATAAGAGACGGTGCAGTGGGTGGGCCTCTAGCATTTGCTTGCTATCAAAATGCAACCACGGCTGTCAAGATCGAACACGTGGCCTCCGAGTTGGTAACCTAACACCGTAACCTTCGTTCCAACGAGGCGAACAgctcttcttatatatatatgcctATGTGTTGTAGGTATTGTGAGTTTTCGGCTTGCTGCGTCCCCTCCATAGTTAAGGCAAAGAAGAGGGAGGCATAAAAGGACAACAAACAATGACAATTTATTTCAAATGACGATTCATATGACGAAGTCGGCTGAGGAACGCGGGGTAATGAGGCAAAGCCCTAGACCTCGGACAGCAGCAATCGGACAGCGTGGGTGGCATTGTATAACATTGGGGCCAATCGGAGTGAGTCGTGCGCCTGAAACACCTGCGGTGCTGATCTACAAACGCCATTTTTAACGACACGTGTGCAAGCACCAAAGGTCTCGACTTGGACAGCGCTTTTTGGTGTTAACCACCCACGCATACTTGACGCTGTCAGCCCGGGGCACCTGACTACGCTCCATGGCCCTTTTCAGTGTGCTTCCTTGTTCTTCAAGTTTCCGAAAGCGTGTACTTTCAGTGCACATCGCGCTCACCTCGCAAGCGTCCACTGGTCCGACTGCCTGGAACTCCAACTCGAGACGCGGCGTCTTCGGCTTAGGCATTTCCTCTTTAATGCCAACCTCACCGGCGGGCGTGACCCCACAATGTCTCGTATTACCCCGGATCTTATCGTGTCGCTGGAAATGACATTCAGGGTTTAAGAGGTCTTCTTGGTAGTCGTCTTCTCAGAAAAATATGTTGCGAAGGCTTCCAATTCTTCCGAGTTGACGGCAACCTGGTCCAGCAGACACCACGTATTCATCGTGGCTACGTGATGGAGGCGCCTGGCTACGGCCACCTTCGTGTCCGTGACGTTTACGTTGTTAGCGCGTTCGGTCCCAGTAATAGAGACCCATTGAGGGCCCCCACCACGAGATGCT
This region includes:
- the LOC119187289 gene encoding uncharacterized protein LOC119187289, translated to MGERNASGLQNVTKALAEKQPNSIKEVVKVLGDLLAKLDVFSSDVKNEVAKVATSNAEIRTELGDIHKSMKFMNDCFENFKKDVNGFRREIAEVKTRNAECCKQNQELRKELAVARKELVDLKQYSRNMNVEIQGLQVTPNEDLETVVEDIAKCLEVEVSKDDIDVAHRVPTKKKDQFNVIVKFRTRRGRDSLLEATRKKKLQTGLLGFDRDLPLYLNEHLCVENKILLGKARQAKRDKDWKFVWVSQGRILMRKAEKSPVLHITCDADLAKVV